A single region of the Vicia villosa cultivar HV-30 ecotype Madison, WI linkage group LG4, Vvil1.0, whole genome shotgun sequence genome encodes:
- the LOC131598976 gene encoding uncharacterized protein LOC131598976 has protein sequence MLTKDADVWWSNTVRRFEREGIEVTCTLFRDAFLGKYFPEDVRGKKEVRFLQLKREGGQFRGKLYDNKKEQSGFVKKLSGGGTPTPLKCFRCGVEGHRVFECKKEVTTCFKCGRPGHIVSNCRASARVTCYNCGERGHIRTKCDKPNKEQAKGKVFALSGAETTSKDNLI, from the coding sequence atgctgacaaaagacGCCGatgtttggtggagtaatactgtgcggagatttgaaagagaaggtattgaagttacttgtactctttttcgtgatgcatttttgggaaaatattttccagaagatgtgcgtggaaagaaagaagtgaggtttctacagttgaaacgagaAGGAGGACAGTTCCGTGGGAAACTGTATGATAACAAGAAGGAACAATCTGGTTTTGtcaagaagctaagtgggggagggactcctactccacttaagtgcttcagatgtggtgttgaaggtcatcgtgtttttgagtgtaagaaagaggttactacttgtttcaagtgtggcaggcCAGGTCACATAGTTTCTAATTGTAGAGCTAGTGCGAGGGtaacttgttacaactgtggtgagcgaGGTCACATTcgtaccaaatgtgataagccaaataaggagcaagcgaaaggaaaagtgtttgcgttgtctggtgctgagactacttctaaggataatttaatctga